In the genome of candidate division WOR-3 bacterium, one region contains:
- a CDS encoding GNAT family N-acetyltransferase, giving the protein MKLTVLPLMSARWPDLVDLFTRPGGSIVRGCWCMYYRKPGASATSAAGHKNKRALKALVDRDVVPGLLAYKDGRPVGWISLGPREDYERLQRSQVMRPVDDKPVWSIVCFFVDRRERGKGVSRALLRGAIAYARSQGARLLESYPIDKKTRSHDDFMWFGAKHMYEREGFREVARRRPTRPVMRRRLRGSEERSGGF; this is encoded by the coding sequence GTGAAACTCACCGTCCTTCCTCTCATGAGCGCTCGCTGGCCCGATCTGGTTGATCTCTTCACCCGTCCGGGCGGTTCCATCGTCCGTGGCTGCTGGTGCATGTACTACCGCAAACCAGGCGCGAGCGCGACCAGCGCCGCGGGTCACAAGAACAAGCGGGCGCTCAAGGCGCTTGTCGACCGGGACGTCGTGCCTGGGCTGCTCGCCTACAAGGATGGCAGACCGGTCGGCTGGATATCGCTCGGACCGCGTGAGGACTACGAAAGGCTCCAGCGTTCGCAGGTGATGAGGCCGGTGGACGACAAGCCGGTCTGGTCGATCGTCTGCTTCTTCGTCGACCGTAGGGAGCGGGGCAAAGGTGTGTCCCGGGCGCTGCTGCGGGGCGCAATCGCCTACGCTCGTTCGCAAGGCGCCAGGCTGCTGGAGTCCTATCCCATCGACAAGAAGACTCGCAGCCACGACGATTTCATGTGGTTCGGCGCCAAGCACATGTATGAGCGGGAAGGTTTTAGGGAAGTCGCGCGGCGACGACCAACCAGGCCTGTTATGCGCCGCAGGCTGCGCGGATCCGAGGAACGCAGTGGCGGATTCTGA